The Eleutherodactylus coqui strain aEleCoq1 chromosome 6, aEleCoq1.hap1, whole genome shotgun sequence genome window below encodes:
- the NUCB1 gene encoding nucleobindin-1 produces the protein MKIQFLLLCSLLGLSLAVPIDRAPPKTEAEAPQEPADTGLYYDRYLREVIDVLETDNHFREKLQAANADDIKSGKLSKELDFVSHHVRTKLDELKRQEVSRLRMLIKAKMDATMEENIQIDHAALLKQFEHLDPQNQHTFEARDLELLIQTATKDLENYDAAHHEEFKRYEMMKEHERREYLKSLDEDKRRMEEAHYEEMKKKHREHPKVNVPGSKDQLKEVWEETDGLDPNEFNPKTFFKLHDTNDDGLLDEQELEALFTKELEKVYNPNNEEDDMVEMEEERLRMREHVMKNVDTNHDRLVTLEEFLKSTERKEFNEAGGWETVDESQIYTEEELRRFEQELAAQEVSLNNRAEELRKEHEALQQRQIELDAQKKEYQQAVIQMEQKKSQPAEAPAPPAVGQNGELKFQAQVPEGAAEPVKHEEAHQALDAHPGPPGEHPAPPGEAAQQEKKDSAPSQEHQVHQV, from the exons ATGAAGATCCAGTTCCTTCTGCTCTGCTCCTTACTGGGGCTCAGCCTGGCCGTACCGATAGACAGGGCGCCCCCAAAGACAGAAGCTGAAGCTCCACAAGAGCCAGCG GATACTGGTCTGTACTACGATCGCTACCTGCGAGAGGTAATTGATGTGTTGGAAACGGACAACCATTTCCGTGAGAAGCTTCAGGCTGCCAATGCTGATGACATCAAG AGTGGTAAGCTCAGCAAAGAGCTTGATTTTGTGAGCCACCATGTAAGAACGAAGTTAGATGAGCTAAAGAGGCAGGAGGTGTCCAGGCTGCGAATGCTGATCAAGGCAAAAATGGATGCAACCATGGAGGAAA atATACAGATTGACCACGCTGCTTTGCTGAAACAATTTGAGCATTTGGATCCTCAAAACCAACATACATTTGAGGCCCGGGATTTGGAACTGCTCATTCAGACT GCGACCAAGGATCTGGAGAATTACGATGCTGCTCATCATGAAGAGTTTAAACGTTATGAGATGATGAAGGAACACGAGAGACGCGAATATTTAAAGTCTCTAGATGAGGATAAACGGAGAATGGAGGAAGCACACTATGAAGAGATGAAGAAAAAGCACAGGGAACACCCTAAAGTTAACGTACCA GGAAGTAAAGATCAACTGAAAGAAGTCTGGGAGGAGACTGATGGCCTTGACCCCAACGAATTTAACCCAAAAACATTCTTCAAATTGCACG ATACCAATGATGATGGACTTCTGGATGAGCAAGAGCTGGAAGCACTATTTACAAAAGAG CTAGAGAAAGTTTATAACCCGAATAATGAAGAAGATGACATGGTGGAGATGGAAGAAGAGAGGCTGCGTATGAGAGAACATGTCATGAAAAAT GTGGACACAAATCACGATCGCTTGGTGACGCTGGAGGAGTTTTTGAAATCTACAGAGAGGAAGGAGTTTAATGAGGCTGGTGGATGGGAG acTGTGGATGAATCGCAGATTTACACAGAAGAAGAGTTGCGCAGATTTGAGCAGGAATTGGCCGCTCAGGAAGTCTCCTTAAATAATCGCGCAGAGGAGCTACGGAAAGAGCATGAAGCCCTTCAGCAGCGACAGATAGAGTTGGATGCTCAGAAGAAGGAATATCAGCAG GCTGTAATTCAAATGGAACAAAagaaatcccagcctgctgaagcACCTGCACCTCCTGCTGTTGGCCAGAATGGGGAGCTTAAGTTCCAAGCTCAAGTACCGGAAGGAGCAGCCGAACCAG